The Vicinamibacteria bacterium genome contains a region encoding:
- a CDS encoding VTT domain-containing protein produces MAHVDETLIRFVHEYGAWTYAVLFLVIFCETGLVATPFLPGDSLLFSAGALAAAGALDLFSLCALLSLAAVAGDAANYAFGRTVVARWLSRSRLVNRSHLARAESFYRTHGGKAIVLARFAPILRTFAPFVAGMARMRYERFLVFNLLGGVGWVGLCAGFGYLFGNLPVVKENFTAVLIAIVLVSLLPAVAGLVRDRREVL; encoded by the coding sequence ATGGCCCACGTGGATGAGACTCTCATCCGTTTCGTTCACGAGTACGGGGCGTGGACCTACGCGGTTTTGTTCCTCGTCATCTTCTGCGAGACGGGGCTCGTCGCCACACCGTTTCTTCCAGGAGATTCGCTTCTCTTCTCGGCTGGCGCACTGGCGGCAGCGGGCGCGCTCGACCTGTTCTCGCTGTGCGCGCTTCTGAGTCTCGCTGCGGTCGCCGGGGACGCCGCCAACTACGCCTTTGGAAGGACGGTGGTCGCGCGCTGGCTTTCTCGCTCGAGGCTCGTCAATCGAAGCCACCTCGCCCGAGCGGAGAGTTTCTATCGAACGCACGGGGGGAAAGCCATCGTTCTCGCCCGCTTCGCGCCCATCCTCAGGACCTTCGCCCCGTTCGTCGCCGGCATGGCGCGGATGCGCTATGAGCGGTTCCTGGTTTTCAACCTCCTCGGGGGTGTTGGCTGGGTTGGTCTTTGCGCTGGCTTCGGGTACCTGTTCGGAAATCTCCCGGTCGTGAAAGAGAATTTCACCGCGGTCCTGATCGCGATCGTTCTGGTCTCGTTGCTTCCCGCGGTCGCGGGCCTCGTTCGCGATCGTCGGGAGGTGCTATGA